A DNA window from Ignavibacteriales bacterium contains the following coding sequences:
- a CDS encoding prolipoprotein diacylglyceryl transferase encodes MYPELFKIGPFTVHSFGLMMAVGFIAASYLLTKELKRFGYDPNLGSNITLIAVIFGVAGSKILFLIEDWNHFIQNPLREAFSPGGLTWYGGFFLATAAIWIYTKRKKIPFLTICDAAAPALMIGYGIARIGCHLSGDGDYGFPTSLPWGAEYSGGTYPPSIAFRDFPEIVQQYGVGGLVPDNIKVHPTPVYEFIFSLLLFLILWKLRLKKFNAGILFMIYLIFYGMERFFIEFLRLNPRLLFGLSEAQLISFILIITGIFGISILKKNKSTTLKISN; translated from the coding sequence ATGTATCCAGAACTTTTTAAAATAGGTCCGTTCACAGTCCATAGCTTCGGATTGATGATGGCAGTCGGTTTCATTGCGGCAAGTTATCTGCTTACAAAAGAACTTAAACGATTTGGCTACGATCCGAACTTAGGAAGCAATATAACGCTTATCGCCGTAATCTTCGGAGTTGCCGGATCGAAAATATTATTTTTAATTGAAGATTGGAATCATTTCATTCAGAATCCTTTACGCGAAGCATTTTCACCTGGTGGACTTACCTGGTACGGTGGATTTTTTCTCGCCACCGCGGCTATTTGGATTTATACCAAAAGAAAGAAAATTCCTTTTCTAACAATTTGCGATGCCGCCGCTCCGGCATTGATGATCGGTTATGGAATTGCGAGAATAGGTTGCCATCTTTCCGGCGACGGCGATTACGGATTCCCCACATCGCTTCCGTGGGGAGCAGAATATTCAGGCGGAACATACCCACCATCGATCGCTTTTCGCGATTTTCCTGAGATTGTTCAGCAATACGGCGTGGGAGGATTGGTACCCGATAACATTAAAGTTCACCCGACACCGGTTTATGAATTTATTTTCTCGCTTTTGTTGTTCTTAATATTATGGAAGCTCCGGTTGAAGAAATTCAACGCTGGAATTTTATTCATGATCTATTTGATCTTCTACGGAATGGAAAGATTTTTCATCGAATTCCTGCGGTTGAATCCACGCTTATTATTCGGACTTTCAGAAGCGCAATTAATTTCTTTCATCTTAATTATCACAGGTATTTTTGGCATTTCGATTCTTAAGAAAAACAAATCTACTACATTGAAAATATCAAACTAA
- a CDS encoding histidine--tRNA ligase — translation MKFKSIKGTKDTLPDEIYRWQFVEQTIRSVMHAYNYREIRTPIFEETSLFARGIGELTDIVGKEMYTFQDRGGTMLTLKPEMTAAVMRAYVQHNLGEQQPMTKVYYISPMFRQERPQAGRMRQFHQFGAEAIGSQSPASDAEVISLSAEIYRKLGVNNFDVRINSVGCEQCRPAYKQKLQSFLQNILEKLSEESQKRFGQNPLRILDSKNESDIELTKTAPLIKDFLCTECSDHFEELQRILKLLEVPISIDGRIVRGLDYYTKTAYEIVSSDLGSQDALAGGGRYDLLVKEIGGKHTPSVGFAAGIERLIMAMEKQNSDFGINLYPDIFIAAADDNGRSWAIETAMKLRKIGISAEIDLLNRSLKAQMREADRQQAKFVIVAGSAEIKEQIVHVKNMATGEQSKISIPDLITHFQNRKEE, via the coding sequence TTGAAATTCAAGTCTATTAAAGGCACAAAGGATACACTTCCTGACGAAATTTATCGATGGCAGTTCGTTGAACAAACCATCAGATCGGTTATGCACGCATATAACTACCGCGAGATAAGAACACCGATTTTCGAGGAAACTTCTCTCTTCGCCAGGGGAATTGGTGAACTGACAGACATAGTCGGGAAAGAAATGTACACGTTTCAGGATCGCGGCGGAACAATGCTGACTCTGAAACCCGAAATGACAGCAGCCGTGATGAGAGCGTATGTTCAGCATAATCTCGGTGAACAACAGCCGATGACAAAAGTATACTACATCTCTCCGATGTTTCGCCAGGAAAGACCACAAGCAGGTCGTATGCGGCAGTTTCATCAATTTGGAGCTGAGGCGATCGGTTCACAAAGTCCTGCGAGCGATGCCGAGGTGATATCTCTTTCGGCTGAAATTTATCGGAAGCTTGGGGTAAATAATTTTGACGTCCGGATTAATTCAGTAGGTTGCGAACAATGCCGGCCTGCTTATAAACAAAAGCTCCAATCTTTTCTTCAGAACATTTTAGAAAAACTTTCTGAGGAGAGTCAAAAACGATTCGGACAAAATCCTCTTCGTATACTTGATTCAAAAAATGAAAGTGATATTGAACTCACTAAAACCGCTCCTCTAATCAAAGATTTCCTCTGTACCGAATGTTCTGATCACTTCGAAGAGTTGCAGCGGATATTGAAGCTTCTTGAAGTGCCGATCAGCATTGACGGAAGAATTGTCCGCGGATTAGATTACTATACAAAGACGGCATACGAAATTGTAAGCTCTGACCTTGGCTCGCAAGACGCTTTGGCAGGCGGCGGCAGATACGATTTGCTTGTTAAAGAAATCGGCGGGAAGCATACTCCATCTGTCGGCTTTGCCGCCGGAATTGAAAGATTAATTATGGCGATGGAAAAACAGAATTCTGACTTCGGTATAAATTTATATCCCGATATATTCATCGCCGCCGCAGACGATAACGGACGAAGTTGGGCAATAGAAACCGCGATGAAACTGCGCAAGATTGGTATTTCAGCGGAAATTGATTTGCTTAACCGCAGTTTGAAAGCACAGATGCGCGAAGCCGACCGGCAGCAAGCAAAATTCGTAATCGTCGCCGGTAGTGCAGAAATAAAAGAGCAAATTGTCCACGTTAAAAACATGGCGACCGGAGAACAATCAAAAATCTCGATACCTGATTTGATCACTCATTTTCAGAATCGAAAAGAAGAATAA
- a CDS encoding PTS sugar transporter subunit IIA yields MKISDILEEKLVVKNLPGNTKDDIINGLIEVISLSPKVLDKEKVRDAIFVREKIMSTGVGNGFAIPHGKTDAVADIVAAFAVTAEPIPYQSLDEKPVRLVFMLVGKDNLVGPHIKLLSRISRLMNKEEFRNKLLETTSAQEIISTFKQEEANYSEM; encoded by the coding sequence ATGAAAATTAGCGATATCCTCGAAGAAAAACTGGTTGTAAAGAACCTACCAGGTAACACGAAGGACGACATCATCAACGGTCTGATTGAAGTTATCAGTCTATCACCGAAAGTTCTCGATAAAGAGAAGGTGAGAGATGCTATTTTCGTCAGAGAAAAAATTATGTCGACAGGTGTTGGCAATGGTTTTGCCATACCTCACGGCAAAACCGATGCGGTTGCCGATATTGTTGCGGCATTTGCCGTTACTGCCGAACCGATACCATATCAATCTTTAGATGAAAAACCGGTACGACTGGTATTCATGCTTGTTGGTAAGGATAATCTCGTAGGCCCTCACATCAAATTATTGAGCCGCATATCCCGTTTGATGAATAAAGAAGAATTCCGCAACAAACTTTTAGAAACAACCTCAGCGCAAGAAATTATTTCCACGTTCAAACAAGAGGAAGCTAATTACTCAGAGATGTAA
- the larB gene encoding nickel pincer cofactor biosynthesis protein LarB, which translates to MTKDELKKILRQFKQGSLSEEKLVEHLASLRFESLGHTTIDHHRQLRQGFPEVILCEGKTAEQVAEIASRIHNRKQPLLATRANAVHFKAVKKKIRAAHYHQYAKVITANEPKTNDGKKSILVITAGTSDIPVAEEAAITASMFGNKVEKLYDVGVAGIHRLLSHTDKILKASVIIVVAGMEGALPSVVGGLVDVPVIAVPTSIGYGASFKGIAALLAMLNSCASGITVVNIDNGFGAGFAASLMNKK; encoded by the coding sequence ATGACGAAGGATGAATTAAAAAAAATTCTTAGACAATTTAAGCAAGGTTCTTTATCGGAAGAGAAACTTGTTGAACACCTCGCTTCTCTGCGTTTTGAATCTCTCGGTCACACTACAATAGATCATCACCGTCAATTGCGACAGGGATTTCCGGAAGTAATTTTGTGCGAAGGTAAAACAGCCGAGCAAGTTGCCGAGATTGCATCACGCATACATAATCGAAAACAGCCGCTCCTTGCCACAAGGGCAAACGCCGTTCATTTCAAGGCAGTTAAGAAAAAAATTCGCGCTGCACATTACCACCAATATGCAAAGGTCATAACCGCGAATGAACCTAAAACAAATGACGGTAAAAAATCAATATTAGTTATCACTGCCGGCACATCCGATATACCTGTTGCCGAGGAAGCGGCAATCACCGCTTCGATGTTCGGAAATAAAGTTGAAAAATTGTACGATGTGGGTGTTGCCGGAATACATCGCTTGCTTTCGCATACGGATAAAATATTGAAAGCATCGGTAATTATTGTTGTTGCAGGAATGGAAGGAGCTCTGCCGAGCGTAGTTGGCGGACTCGTCGATGTTCCGGTTATCGCCGTACCGACCTCTATAGGATATGGAGCAAGCTTCAAAGGAATTGCGGCTCTTCTGGCGATGTTGAATTCTTGCGCCAGCGGTATTACAGTCGTAAATATCGATAATGGATTCGGCGCCGGTTTCGCGGCAAGCTTGATGAATAAAAAATAG
- a CDS encoding glycerol-3-phosphate acyltransferase, which yields MAYVLSLIIGFLIGSIPSAYIIVKRELKIDITAVGSGNVGARNAYDISGSKKIGLVVLFLDLFKGILATFCGAYLIDNQFMSAVIAGIGSVLGHNYSPWLKFKGGRGLATAAGVMLLLCWYFVLTWLIIYFVLNSFLKNIHVSTVIATVLCFMLLFVIPDFILTSIIFPTIIRSEILFLGAIITILIISKHIVPLKEYFSKESNN from the coding sequence TTGGCGTACGTACTTTCTTTAATTATAGGATTTTTGATCGGGTCGATCCCATCTGCTTATATTATAGTTAAACGTGAGTTAAAAATAGATATAACGGCTGTTGGCAGTGGCAACGTAGGTGCAAGGAATGCTTACGACATATCCGGCTCGAAAAAAATTGGTCTGGTAGTTCTATTTCTAGATCTTTTTAAAGGAATACTTGCCACTTTTTGCGGAGCGTATCTGATCGATAATCAATTTATGAGTGCGGTAATTGCCGGGATTGGTTCAGTGTTAGGGCATAATTATTCTCCATGGCTTAAGTTTAAAGGAGGGCGTGGACTTGCTACAGCTGCAGGAGTGATGTTATTACTCTGCTGGTATTTTGTGTTGACTTGGTTGATAATTTATTTTGTCTTGAATTCATTTTTAAAAAACATTCATGTATCAACCGTTATCGCAACCGTTCTCTGTTTCATGTTATTGTTCGTGATACCTGATTTTATCTTGACATCAATCATTTTTCCAACTATAATCAGGTCGGAAATTTTATTTTTAGGAGCAATAATAACTATCCTAATAATTTCTAAACATATCGTTCCTTTAAAAGAATATTTTTCGAAAGAGAGTAATAATTAA
- a CDS encoding transketolase — translation MNHLQLPVSELPEMARQLRRDVIKMLLISKSGHSGGPLGSADIFSSLYFNILNIDPKNPSWNDRDYFFLSAGHYCPIWYAALARAGYFQLSELTTLRKINGHLQGHPAPASTHGVAGVELASGSLGQGLSVAVGCALGLRLNKSSRRVYAFLGDGELDEGQIWESAMTAAHHKVDNLIAIVDRNNCQIDGTTDTVLNLNPLTDKWRAFNWNVAECDGNNIEDFLKTMKQVQSFKGKPSVIIAHTKMGKSVSFMEDDYRWHGVPPSDEQGKKALSEIAPTKHGDFIEFEWEK, via the coding sequence ATGAATCATCTTCAGTTGCCGGTCTCAGAATTGCCCGAAATGGCGCGCCAGTTACGGCGCGATGTAATTAAAATGTTGTTGATTTCGAAATCAGGACACTCCGGCGGACCATTGGGATCTGCAGATATATTTTCATCGCTGTATTTTAATATTTTGAATATCGATCCGAAAAATCCATCCTGGAATGACAGAGATTATTTCTTTTTATCCGCGGGTCATTATTGTCCGATATGGTATGCCGCCCTTGCCCGTGCCGGATATTTCCAACTTAGTGAACTTACAACGCTCCGGAAAATCAACGGCCATCTTCAGGGACATCCAGCACCCGCCAGCACACACGGGGTCGCTGGCGTTGAGCTCGCATCCGGTTCTTTAGGGCAGGGATTATCAGTCGCGGTCGGTTGTGCGTTGGGTTTGCGCCTGAATAAATCTTCGAGACGAGTATACGCTTTCCTTGGTGACGGTGAATTAGACGAAGGACAAATATGGGAATCTGCAATGACCGCCGCTCATCATAAAGTCGATAATCTTATTGCTATTGTGGATAGGAATAATTGCCAGATCGATGGTACCACGGATACCGTACTGAATCTGAATCCGTTAACCGATAAATGGAGAGCATTTAATTGGAATGTTGCGGAGTGCGACGGTAATAATATTGAAGATTTTCTCAAAACAATGAAACAAGTTCAGTCGTTCAAAGGTAAACCGAGTGTAATCATCGCTCATACAAAGATGGGTAAAAGTGTATCATTCATGGAAGATGACTACAGGTGGCATGGTGTTCCGCCCAGCGATGAGCAAGGTAAAAAAGCGTTATCGGAAATAGCTCCGACGAAGCATGGTGATTTTATCGAGTTTGAATGGGAAAAGTAA
- a CDS encoding transketolase family protein has product MNKYQIKENKATRLGFGEALVELGQENSNVVALGADVTGSVRTDLFMKAFPDRFFSVGIAEQDMIGTAAGLAVAGKIPFVSAYGEFAAGRPFDQIRQSLAYSILPVKICASHCGITVGPDGATHQSLEDIAIMRVLPNMIVASPCDYYEAKKMVKASIQLKNPFYMRFFRDNSPVFTNPDVPFQFGKADILIDGKDVTIIACGLQIWESILAEEILSRDGISVRVINMHTIKPIDIEAIVKAAEETGAIVTAEDHQKHGGLGGAVAEILTQHYPAPQEFVAINDTFGESGNGIELMKKYGIDKDAIVKAVRKVLSRKK; this is encoded by the coding sequence ATGAACAAATATCAAATAAAAGAAAATAAAGCAACGCGGCTTGGTTTTGGCGAGGCGCTTGTTGAATTAGGTCAAGAAAATAGTAATGTCGTCGCCTTAGGTGCCGATGTTACCGGTTCTGTGCGAACCGATTTATTTATGAAGGCTTTCCCGGATCGTTTCTTCAGTGTCGGAATTGCTGAACAGGATATGATTGGAACGGCGGCCGGCTTAGCTGTTGCGGGGAAGATTCCGTTCGTTTCTGCTTACGGCGAGTTTGCCGCTGGCAGACCGTTCGATCAGATACGCCAATCGCTTGCGTACAGTATATTGCCGGTAAAAATATGCGCATCGCATTGCGGCATCACCGTCGGGCCCGATGGTGCTACGCACCAGTCATTGGAAGATATTGCGATCATGCGTGTGCTGCCGAATATGATTGTTGCTTCTCCGTGCGACTATTATGAAGCGAAGAAGATGGTCAAAGCATCTATACAATTGAAAAATCCGTTCTACATGCGTTTCTTCAGAGATAATTCACCCGTATTCACAAATCCGGATGTACCGTTTCAGTTCGGCAAAGCTGACATTTTGATTGATGGAAAAGACGTAACTATTATCGCATGCGGATTGCAGATTTGGGAATCAATTTTAGCAGAAGAAATTTTATCGAGAGATGGTATCAGCGTTCGTGTAATCAATATGCATACGATAAAACCAATCGATATCGAAGCGATTGTGAAAGCCGCCGAAGAAACAGGCGCCATTGTAACTGCCGAGGATCATCAAAAGCATGGTGGACTTGGCGGGGCGGTTGCAGAAATTCTTACTCAACATTATCCGGCGCCACAGGAATTTGTCGCCATCAACGATACTTTCGGTGAATCTGGTAACGGTATTGAGCTGATGAAAAAGTATGGGATAGATAAAGATGCCATTGTGAAAGCTGTAAGAAAAGTTTTAAGCAGGAAAAAATAA
- a CDS encoding trypsin-like peptidase domain-containing protein yields the protein MKKIIIVLVVLLLPLFIGFGIGYGIGHGSVGNPSSDDEIFNANVTTAGYEKSENTNQSGDQISDHRQNAITRSVAVASPAVVGINVTEVREYTYQNPWSRMFGDDPFFRQYFGNRTYKQEVKGLGSGFLISPDGYILTNDHVAGNASKITVTMTNKEKYEAHLVGTDLVSDISLLKIDGKDFPYIKLGNSDDVIIGEWVIAMGNPFGLFEIADKPTVTVGVVSQIGMNLNAEGGRIYRGMIQTDAAINQGNSGGPLLNSDGEAIGVNAVIYTPNQGNIGLGFAIPINRVKSIVAELKRSGKVQRNFWTGLEIQTVDARVARYFDLAKAEGVIVTDVKRRSPAEDGGFKPGDIIIEVNSEKIMKDDDIIGIVQNSKEGDLLKVKVIRDKKTINLSLKLEKSPS from the coding sequence ATGAAAAAAATTATTATTGTCCTTGTCGTTTTACTGTTACCACTATTCATCGGATTCGGGATTGGTTATGGTATCGGACACGGTTCAGTTGGTAACCCGAGTAGTGACGACGAAATATTTAACGCAAATGTAACCACCGCCGGTTACGAAAAATCCGAAAATACAAATCAATCCGGTGATCAAATATCTGATCATAGACAAAATGCGATAACAAGATCTGTTGCAGTGGCGAGTCCCGCTGTTGTTGGTATCAACGTTACTGAAGTCCGTGAATACACCTATCAAAATCCGTGGTCGAGGATGTTCGGCGATGATCCTTTCTTCCGGCAGTATTTCGGAAATCGGACTTATAAACAAGAGGTTAAAGGACTAGGTTCGGGATTTCTTATTTCACCCGATGGATATATCCTGACGAACGATCATGTTGCGGGTAATGCTTCAAAGATTACTGTGACGATGACGAACAAGGAGAAGTACGAAGCGCATCTTGTCGGAACAGATCTAGTCTCTGATATTTCATTATTAAAGATTGACGGGAAAGATTTTCCATATATTAAACTCGGGAATTCAGACGATGTAATTATCGGTGAGTGGGTTATAGCGATGGGTAATCCGTTCGGTCTTTTTGAGATCGCGGATAAACCGACCGTGACAGTTGGCGTTGTTAGTCAGATAGGTATGAATCTTAATGCGGAAGGTGGACGTATTTATCGCGGGATGATTCAAACCGATGCCGCGATTAATCAGGGTAATAGTGGAGGTCCGCTTTTAAATTCCGACGGGGAAGCGATCGGTGTTAACGCAGTTATATACACGCCGAATCAAGGAAATATCGGCTTGGGATTCGCTATTCCAATCAATCGGGTAAAAAGCATAGTTGCCGAGTTAAAACGGAGCGGAAAAGTGCAACGCAACTTCTGGACAGGTTTGGAAATTCAAACGGTTGACGCACGCGTTGCGCGCTATTTTGATCTTGCGAAAGCGGAAGGCGTGATAGTTACCGATGTTAAGCGAAGAAGTCCTGCTGAAGATGGCGGTTTCAAACCCGGGGATATTATTATTGAGGTGAACAGTGAAAAAATAATGAAGGATGATGACATAATCGGTATTGTACAAAATTCTAAAGAAGGTGATCTTCTTAAGGTTAAAGTCATTCGCGATAAAAAAACAATTAATCTAAGTTTAAAACTTGAAAAGAGTCCTTCATGA
- a CDS encoding adenylosuccinate lyase, translating to MITRYTKPEMGKIWSEENKFQTWLDVEILACEAQAELGVIPRDAVKVIREKAKFNVKRIDEIEAEVKHDVIAFLTNVGEFVGPESRFIHLGMTSSDILDTGLSLQMKQSTDLLLKDMNQLEAILAKRAKEFKYTLTIGRTHGVHAEPTTFGLKLALWFDETRRNIRRLEQAKETISCGQISGAVGTYDHIDSSVEKYVCEKLGLKPAPISTQILQRDLHAEFMVTLAIIGSSLEKFATEIRHLQKTEVLEAEEYFSKGQKGSSAMPHKRNPITCERIAGLARVLRGNAQAAMENISLWHERDITHSSVERIIIPDSCILLDYMLGLFADIVDKLIVYPENMKKNLDLTHGLIFSQEILLALTKKGMKREDAYGLVQKYAMEVWKLKKNFQEVLKSDSNIMKYLSENELNELFDLKKTIRNVDYIFKQVGL from the coding sequence ATGATTACCCGTTATACAAAACCTGAAATGGGAAAAATCTGGTCTGAAGAAAATAAATTCCAGACCTGGCTCGATGTGGAAATTCTTGCATGCGAAGCGCAGGCAGAACTCGGTGTTATTCCAAGAGATGCTGTGAAAGTCATTCGCGAGAAGGCAAAATTTAATGTCAAAAGAATAGATGAAATCGAAGCTGAAGTGAAGCATGATGTTATTGCTTTTCTCACAAATGTCGGAGAGTTTGTTGGACCTGAATCGCGTTTCATCCATCTCGGTATGACATCATCCGATATTCTCGATACCGGACTTTCCCTGCAAATGAAACAATCGACAGATTTATTATTGAAGGACATGAATCAACTCGAAGCGATACTCGCAAAGCGGGCAAAAGAATTTAAATATACGCTAACAATTGGTCGAACGCACGGTGTACATGCCGAACCAACAACATTCGGGTTGAAACTTGCCCTTTGGTTCGATGAAACGCGGAGAAATATCAGGCGGCTCGAACAAGCAAAAGAAACAATCTCATGCGGACAAATATCTGGCGCGGTAGGCACATACGACCACATCGATTCATCAGTTGAAAAATATGTTTGCGAAAAATTAGGATTGAAACCAGCACCAATCTCGACACAGATTTTGCAGCGGGATCTTCATGCGGAGTTTATGGTTACATTAGCAATAATCGGGAGTTCGCTGGAAAAATTTGCAACCGAGATTCGTCATCTCCAAAAAACCGAAGTGTTGGAAGCCGAAGAATATTTTTCCAAAGGGCAGAAGGGCTCTTCAGCTATGCCGCATAAACGCAACCCTATTACATGCGAGCGGATTGCGGGATTAGCAAGAGTTCTTCGCGGTAACGCGCAGGCGGCAATGGAAAATATTTCGCTCTGGCACGAACGGGATATTACTCACTCATCGGTTGAAAGAATCATCATTCCGGATAGTTGCATCCTGCTCGATTATATGCTCGGACTTTTCGCAGATATAGTTGATAAGCTGATTGTTTATCCCGAGAATATGAAGAAGAATTTGGACCTTACTCACGGACTTATTTTCTCACAGGAAATTCTTCTCGCGCTGACAAAAAAAGGAATGAAGCGTGAGGATGCTTATGGATTGGTCCAAAAATATGCTATGGAGGTCTGGAAGCTGAAGAAGAATTTTCAAGAAGTATTAAAATCAGACTCAAATATTATGAAATACTTAAGCGAGAATGAACTGAATGAGCTCTTTGATTTGAAGAAAACTATTCGTAATGTTGATTACATATTTAAACAAGTTGGATTGTAA
- a CDS encoding aldehyde dehydrogenase family protein produces the protein MKKYQNFINGKWCDAKSGKTFEDRNPANWSEVVGVFPKSGKEDVEEAVMAARKAFEKWRLVPAPKRGDILKTVGDIMTARKEEIAKLMTREMGKVLTETRGDVQEGIDTAYYAASEGRRLFGHTVPSELPNKFNMAMRVPIGVAGIVTPWNFPMAIPTWKIFPALLCGNTVVFKPASDTPATATALVEILAEAGIPDGVVNIVHGGGGEVGNSIVGHTEVDLVSFTGSTEIGIKISEMGSKTLKRVSLELGGKNAQIVMDDADLNLALDGVLWGAFGTTGQRCTATSRLILHEKVFDKFMSMLVDRTKKLRLGDGLLPTTDVGPCVNEGQRQTDHSYVEIGLKEGAKLACGGDIGRGGDLDKGWFYQPTIFTEVTPNMRIAKEEIFGPVLSVIRIKSLEEAINVLNNTIYGLSSSIYTKNVNDAFTAIRDIKAGITYINAPTIGAEAHMPFGGVKQTGNGHREGGWTVYDFFSEWKTVYIDYSGGLQRAQIDT, from the coding sequence ATGAAAAAATATCAAAATTTTATTAACGGTAAATGGTGCGATGCAAAATCGGGAAAAACATTCGAAGACCGTAATCCTGCTAATTGGAGCGAAGTCGTTGGTGTATTCCCTAAATCCGGTAAGGAAGATGTTGAAGAAGCTGTAATGGCGGCTCGTAAAGCATTCGAAAAATGGCGGCTCGTTCCTGCACCTAAACGCGGCGACATTCTGAAAACAGTCGGCGATATTATGACAGCTCGCAAAGAGGAAATCGCCAAACTAATGACACGCGAGATGGGAAAGGTTTTGACCGAAACAAGAGGTGATGTACAAGAAGGAATCGATACGGCTTACTATGCCGCTTCGGAAGGGCGAAGATTATTCGGTCATACTGTACCATCGGAGCTGCCGAATAAATTTAATATGGCTATGCGCGTACCGATTGGTGTTGCAGGTATCGTAACGCCGTGGAATTTCCCTATGGCAATTCCGACGTGGAAAATTTTCCCCGCGCTGCTTTGCGGAAACACGGTTGTGTTCAAGCCGGCATCCGATACGCCCGCGACTGCAACTGCGCTGGTTGAAATTTTAGCTGAAGCCGGTATACCCGATGGTGTTGTTAATATCGTTCACGGCGGCGGAGGAGAGGTTGGTAATTCGATTGTGGGTCATACGGAGGTGGATTTAGTAAGCTTCACCGGATCAACCGAAATTGGAATAAAAATTTCTGAAATGGGAAGTAAAACTCTCAAACGCGTTTCACTTGAGCTTGGCGGGAAAAATGCGCAGATCGTGATGGATGATGCCGATTTGAACCTCGCGCTTGATGGCGTGCTATGGGGTGCGTTCGGTACAACTGGTCAGCGATGTACTGCTACAAGCCGGTTGATATTGCACGAGAAAGTTTTCGATAAATTCATGTCGATGCTTGTTGACCGTACAAAGAAACTACGGCTTGGTGATGGACTTCTTCCCACAACCGATGTTGGACCTTGCGTAAACGAAGGTCAACGCCAAACCGATCATAGTTACGTGGAAATCGGATTGAAGGAAGGTGCTAAGCTCGCATGCGGTGGTGATATCGGTAGGGGCGGTGATCTTGATAAGGGTTGGTTCTATCAACCAACAATCTTCACTGAAGTAACTCCCAACATGAGAATTGCGAAGGAAGAGATTTTTGGTCCGGTGCTTTCCGTTATCAGAATAAAATCGCTTGAAGAAGCGATCAATGTCCTGAATAATACGATTTACGGATTATCATCCTCCATCTATACAAAAAATGTGAACGATGCATTCACGGCGATCCGCGATATTAAAGCAGGCATTACATACATCAACGCACCGACGATCGGAGCCGAGGCACACATGCCTTTCGGCGGGGTGAAGCAGACAGGTAATGGTCACCGAGAAGGCGGCTGGACTGTATATGATTTCTTCAGCGAATGGAAAACTGTGTACATAGATTACAGCGGCGGATTACAGAGAGCGCAGATAGATACATAA